In Plasmodium gaboni strain SY75 chromosome 14, whole genome shotgun sequence, one genomic interval encodes:
- a CDS encoding 40S ribosomal protein S25 translates to MPPKERKTKEQIAAAAAASGRTKKKKWGKGKNKEKLNHAVFIDKSLHSKILECKNMKVITPSAIAEKYKVNLSVARAVINHLADKKLIAEVCVQSHSQKLYTKVA, encoded by the exons a TGCCTCCTAAAGAAAGAAAAACGAAGGAACAAATCGCAGCTGCCGCAGCAGCATCAGGAAGAACTAAAAAAAAG AAATGGGGTAAGGGTAAGAACAAAGAAAAATTGAATCACGCCGTTTTTATTGACAAATCTCTTCACTCTAAAATACTTGaatgtaaaaatatgaagGTTATAACTCCATCTGCAATTGCAGAAAAATATAAGGTAAACTTAAGTGTGGCAAGAGCAGTAATTAATCACTTAGCAgacaaaaaattaattgCAGAAGTTTGTGTGCAAAGCCATAGtcaaaaattatatactAAAGTTGcttaa
- a CDS encoding putative mannose-1-phosphate guanyltransferase, whose amino-acid sequence MNALILVGGYGTRLRPLTLTTPKPLINFCNKPIIEHQILHLAKCGIKEIILAIAYKPTNITNFVKEMEKKYDVQIIFSIEDEPLGTGGPLKLAENYLNKYDDFFVFNSDIICTFPLIEMMNFHKQNKAPLTILVKEVEDPRAFGVVITEDKRITKFEEKPLVPKSSLINAGIYILNKQILNSIPQRNCSLEKEIFPKLANDNMLYFYQLNNFWADIGKPLDFLKGQSLYMENLEEKKYEKHMLIDHLLIYYSLNESHTKNVVHKNLFVSFENIEELNKFNENGENSFIKDIFLHTKIEGNVLISSTTIIKQNCVLGDNVVLGEHVIIGEGCRIKNSCVMSHSTISSYSYIENSIIGSKSRVGNWSRIEGLCVLGESVILKPEIFVNNVFILPFKEVNNSIYDKGAIIM is encoded by the exons atgaatGCATTAATATTAGTTGGTGGTTATGGTACACGCCTGAGGCCCTTAACCCTAACAACTCCCAAGCctttaattaatttttgCAATAAACCAATAATAGAACATCAAATATTACATTTAGCAAAATGTGGAATTAAAGAGATCATTTTAGCTATCGCATATAAACCTACGAATATAACTAATTTTGTAAAAgaaatggaaaaaaaatatgatgtacaaataattttttcaattGAAGATGAACCATTGGGAACAGGGGGACCATTAAAACTGGCagaaaattatttaaataaatatgatgatTTCTTTGTATTCAATTCAGATATAATCTGTACATTCCCCTTAATAGAAATGATGAATTTCCACAAGCAAAATAAAGCCCCACTAACAATACTG gTAAAAGAAGTGGAAGACCCAAGAGCATTTGGTGTTGTAATTACAGAAGATAAAAGGATTACAAAATTTGAAGAGAAGCCATTAGTTCCTAAATCAAGTTTAATTAATGCaggaatatatattttaaacaAACAAATTTTAAATTCTATTCCTCAAAGGAATTGTTCCttagaaaaagaaattttcCCCAAGCTAGCTAATgataatatgttatatttttaccAATTGAATAATTTTTGGGCTGATATTGGTAAACCGCTAGATTTCTTAAAGGGACAGTCATTATACATGGAAAATTTagaagaaaagaaatatgAAAAGCATATGTTAATAGATCACTtgttaatttattataGTTTAAATGAAAGTCATACAAAAAATGTTGTGcataaaaatttatttgtaagttttgaaaatatagaagaattaaataaatttaatgaaaatggagaaaattcatttattaaagATATTTTCCTCCACACAAAAATTGAAGGAAATGTTTTAATATCATCAACAACAATAATTAAACAAAATTGTGTATTGGGAGATAATGTTGTGTTAGGAGAACATGTAATCATAGGAGAAGGGTGTCgaataaaaaattcatGTGTCATGAGTCATTCCACAATAAGTTCTTACTCATATATTGAAAACTCCATAATAGGGTCCAAGTCAAGAGTAGGAAATTGGTCACGTATTGAAGGATTATGTGTTTTAGGAGAAAGTGTTATTTTGAAACCTGAAATTTTTGTTAATAATGTATTTATTCTTCCTTTTAAGGAGGTTAACAACTCTATATATGATAAGGGGGCTATCATCATGTGA
- a CDS encoding hypothetical protein (conserved Plasmodium protein, unknown function), with protein MKHIKVLLQKLQIHREKEFEKDVKLLFDMKKYIDCLTTKIQNNNNDSCSINNNNSSSSNKCNSEDMSKDFIKANEDNLLKKKISYNSPIEYIEKLYKELKGRTPFEYGYYKNILNNYEQNDYYNNITNNINNINNNTFHNNIKEKCEKLMIFFHMYLIRKYCEKNYYECLHNKFIRSLTYNYLDKENFYKFVDSDLYFLLYSYMHTFAYILLKTEKHNMYLMKLCSDIISKTCEELNALRKEGRDKKCNTYLYDQENHFTYNNSLITYVHFILEYLSKNKNYNSLNILYGIYSCVYVFSNIYYSCSLSYNSKKVEQYMLRENIKRKEKTIHCDNVMNSNQYGSDTNGMTTQPKNNSSNDKFSVILLDSNNNNNNNNNNYVEEDTFRLYYKYINKYANKEYMKLNELLLYYISKEKVMALLRDNINYNDMIKDLNIVRYATYLEIYFFKEILRNNINKEQHSDILFKDIRMNIFKSICNNSEKSPLYIELNDKDKKECYQIIKTKWLNENKSKCIYQNXXXXXXXNYHNYHNYHNYHNYHNTYEMIICPRKNKNSFIHPQYEHLFFEKTQYNIDDAFFKKSINTTNTLESYENKNITTNNYKNKYSGCPVNLYNVNYNLSDEENEKKKKFLNLLNNNDNIINDNINNLKCIDEFFHISIDFDKTIIKKDSYSFFFKLLGKYYNIKKPKDVELSQDEINFFENINIENMHKENKRDYTNEERIKYLYKICKWYIIRENELLEELQAKQDISEVNSDSYYYYLKKFDKVNIIHSALISYYDILKDVDINAINSLIYDYYDNFQLNDYFLDVFLRFLQYKQQNNNNFYFDVITLNFKKQIVLYTLQNNIMKLENENDLNVNTSICNDNNNNNNDKDDDNNDNNNDDNNDDNNDNNNDDNNDNNNDNNNDNKDNHYDKVKHKYYQTFKKYFNVYYSKMYSYDKVKKVYTGGFKYDMLKIKHKNYNCSSDIIDYVTILSLFDKTVIRKKVSKIIKNTNHKLSCFIGDSIIDLDAMLSTDIPILLGSNKLVLTFCQKHNIIIKPLIFAAAKIEYLKMKRNQTESKNNTNDEGTENINNNEQNKFKSITEEREKELNEIYDENKKVIYATESWLEIGTFFFGRM; from the coding sequence ATGAAGCATATAAAAGTGTTGCTGCAGAAATTACAAATTCACAGAGAAAAAGAATTTGAAAAAGATGTTAAGCTATTATTTGatatgaagaaatatatagattGTTTAACCACTaaaattcaaaataataataatgatagttgtagtataaataataataatagtagtagtagtaaTAAATGTAATTCTGAGGATATGTCTAAAGATTTCATAAAGGCAAACGAAGACAATTTGCtgaagaagaaaatttcttataatagtcctattgaatatatagaaaaattatataaagaacTTAAAGGTAGAACTCCTTTTGAATATggttattataaaaatatactaaataattatgaacaaaatgattattataataatataacaaacaatataaataatataaataataatacatttcataataatataaaagaaaaatgtgaaaaattaatgattttttttcatatgtATTTAATTAGAAAATATTGTGAAAAGAACTATTATGAATGCTTACATAATAAATTCATACGTTCATTAacttataattatttagATAAAGagaatttttataaatttgtTGATTCagatttatatttcttattatatagtTATATGCATACATTTGcatacatattattaaaaacTGAAAAACACAATATGTATCTTATGAAATTATGTAGTGATATAATATCAAAAACATGTGAAGAATTAAATGCACTAAGAAAAGAAGGAAGagataaaaaatgtaatacatatttatatgatcaAGAAAACCATTTCACATACAATAATAGTTTAATTACATATgttcattttattttagaATATCtaagtaaaaataaaaattataattctttaaatatattgtatgGTATATATTCATGTGTCTACgttttttcaaatatatattatagttgttctttatcatataatagCAAGAAAGTAGAACAATATATGTTAAgagaaaatattaaaagaaagGAAAAAACGATTCATTGTGATAATGTGATGAATTCAAATCAATATGGAAGTGATACAAATGGTATGACCACACAAccaaaaaataatagttCCAATGATAAATTTAGTGTCATTCTTTTAgatagtaataataataataataataataataataattatgtgGAGGAGGATACCTTTAGattatattacaaatatataaacaaatatgCAAATAAAGAATACATGAAACTgaatgaattattattatactATATATCTAAAGAAAAAGTCATGGCACTTCTTAGAGATAACATTAATTATAACGATATGATAAAAGATTTGAATATTGTTAGGTATGCTACTTATTTAgagatatatttttttaaagaaattcttagaaataatataaataaagaacaACATAgtgatatattatttaaagatataagaatgaatatatttaaaagtaTATGCAATAATTCTGAAAAATCACCTTTGTATATAgaattaaatgataaagataaaaaggaatgttatcaaattataaaaacaaaatggttaaatgaaaataaaagtaaatGTATATATCAGAATANNNNNNNNNNNNNNNNNNNTAATTATCAcaattatcataattatcataattatcataattatcataaCACTTATGAAATGATTATTTGCCCAAGgaagaataaaaattcttttattCATCCACAATATGAACACCTTTTTTTTGAAAAGACACAATATAACATAGATGATgcattttttaaaaaatctATTAATACTACAAATACATTAGAAAgttatgaaaataaaaatataacaactaataattataaaaacaaatatagTGGTTGTCCTGTAAATTTGTATAATGTTAATTACAATTTGAGTGATGAggaaaatgaaaaaaaaaaaaaatttttaaatcttttaaataataatgataatataataaatgataatataaataatttaaaatgtatagatgaattttttcatatatcTATCGATTTTGATAAAActattataaaaaaagattcatattcttttttttttaaattattaggaaaatattataatataaagaaacCAAAAGATGTTGAATTAAGCCAAgatgaaataaatttttttgaaaacattaatattgaaaatatgcataaagaaaataagaGAGATTACACAAATGAAgaaagaataaaatatctttataaaatatgtaaatggtatattataagagaaaatgaattattagAAGAATTACAAGCGAAACAAGATATATCTGAAGTAAATAGTgattcttattattattatttaaaaaaatttgataaagtaaatattatacattcagcacttatttcttattatgatatattaaaagatgtagatataaatgctattaattctttaatatatgattattatgataaCTTCCAGTTGAATGATTATTTCCTTGATGTATTCCTTAGATTTTTACAATATAAACAAcagaataataataacttttattttgatGTAATTACTTTAAATTTTAAGAAGCAAATTGTTCTATATACCcttcaaaataatataatgaaattaGAAAATGAGAACGATCTTAATGTAAACACAAGTATAtgtaatgataataataataataataatgataaggatgatgataataatgataataataatgatgataataatgatgataataatgataataataatgatgataataatgataataataatgataataataatgataataagGATAACCATTATGATAAGGTgaaacataaatattatcaaacctttaaaaaatatttcaatgtttattattcaaaaatGTATTCATATGATAAAGTGAAGAAAGTATATACAGGTGGatttaaatatgatatgcttaaaataaaacataaaaattataattgtTCATCTGATATAATTGATTATGTAAcaatattatcattatttgataaaaCAGTAATTAGGAAAAAGGTCagtaaaataataaaaaacaCAAATCATAAATTATCATGTTTTATAGGAGATAGCATAATAGATTTAGATGCAATGTTAAGTACAGATATACCTATACTCCTAGGATCAAATAAATTAGTTTTAACGTTTTGTcaaaaacataatataataataaaaccGTTAATATTTGCAGCAGCCAAAATTGAGTACCtcaaaatgaaaagaaatCAAACAGAAAGCAAAAATAATACCAACGATGAAGGAActgaaaatataaataataatgaacaGAATAAATTCAAATCCATTACTGAAGAGCGtgaaaaagaattaaatgaaatttacgatgaaaataaaaaagttatTTATGCAACGGAGAGTTGGCTGGAAATAGGTACATTCTTTTTTGGAAGgatgtaa
- a CDS encoding hypothetical protein (conserved Plasmodium protein, unknown function) — MSKPTVVFYHIINDKEDKNSQNVFYILKPIGSITLKDIKNEFPLIGTYHFRFKILHNNIPAWVDVSDESSPVPSLNSCIYAKVLRLSWLDNKTGKEITNDKNLHDQDMMKSYKNDKMIYHQGNEKNHMDEHMQESQKTKSNIDMLLFETAPNKSNQTNVNQKNDDSKDQNYFDLMFN, encoded by the exons ATGTCAAAACCTACTGTTGTATTTTATCATATCataaatgataaagaaGATAAAAATTCACAAAAcgttttttatattttaaagcCTATAGGTTCCATAACATTGAAGGATATCAAAAATGAATTTCCTTTGATAGGAACATATCACTTCAG ATTTAAAATTcttcataataatattccTGCTTGGGTTGATGTTAGTGATGAATCATCTCCTGTGCCTAGTCTTAATTCATGCATATACGCAaaa GTTTTGAGACTAAGCTGGCTAGATAATAAAACGGGAAAGGAAATAACTAACgataaaaatttacatGATCAAGATATGATgaaatcatataaaaatgataaaatgATTTATCATCAAGGAAATGAAAAAAACCATATGGATGAACATATGCAGGAATCACAGAAAACAAAAAGTAATATCgatatgttattatttgaGACAGCACCAAATAAATCTAATCAAACTAATGTAAACCAAAAAAATG ATGATTCTAAAGATCAAAACTATTTTGATTTAATGTTTAATTAG
- a CDS encoding putative dynein-associated protein yields the protein MKDYLGEHNKYLKYENPIIIEKEDEKNVHSKDDKTMKDKNIVRVIEEIRKNLKSNVLYKNDSKSVIFNDPIYYLFPSKCIKVKKAEHISYVSRVTNDEDILLCLKRIYEVLSNMYSKNMIIKEEYLNELLSISTELCRQISVTCFQRGYLLKQLFNYNIMLLFEYHKLVMSSLAFNLKKQMKQNDILNNFHKEIEKKNNSINSLTKEIINTEEMMEQEKINSEKEIAEVNIIYQNRIDKLKKNNQRKKDEFTRLLQL from the exons ATGAAAGATTACTTGGGCgaacataataaatatttaaaatatgagAACCCTATAATTATAGAAAAGGAAGACGAAAAGAATGTTCATTCAAAAGATGATAAAACAATgaaagataaaaatattgtaaGAGTTATTGAGgaaataagaaaaaatttaaaatcAAATGttctatataaaaatgatagTAAAAGTGTTATTTTCAATGATCcaatttattatttatttccaagtaaatgtataaaagtaaaaaaagCAGAGCATATTTCATATGTTTCCAGAGTTACAAATGATGAAGATATATTACTGTGTcttaaaagaatatatgAAGTATTATCTAATATgtattcaaaaaatatgatCATAAAAGAAGAGTATTTGAATGAATTATTGAGCATATCAACCGAATTATGTAGACAg ATTTCAGTCACTTGCTTTCAAAGAGGTTATCTTCTAAAACAATTATTcaattataatattatgttattatttgaatacCACAAATTGGTTAt GTCATCACTTGCTTTTAATTTGAAGAAGCAAATGAAGCAGaatgatattttaaataattttcataaagaaatagaaaaaaaaaataattctattaattcattgactaaagaaataataaatactGAAGAAATGATGGAAcaggaaaaaataaattcaGAAAAGGAGATTGCAGAA gtaaatattatataccAAAATAGGATTGATAAGttgaaaaaaaacaatcaaagaaaaaaagatgaaTTTACAAGACTATTGCAATTgtaa
- a CDS encoding surface protein P113 gives MKIPFFTLHILLLQFLLICLIRCYVHNDVIKFGEENSLKCSQGNLYVLHCEVQCLNGNNEIIHKRCNDDIEKKCNGNNKCIYFFEYELRKKTQSFRNKNSIEISECVESEQNEVKTSTTCLLSNSFILDEAFIQYFFFIKNKNEEPVVCKDGNITIKSALLHSPFCEIKLKDISEYIRKKCDNNKECLIDPLDVQKSLLNEEDPCYINNSYVSVNVVCNKEGGETADASTDSALNDEDENIKGMMSSSQEINSNNNDENLNQDNTNDDDQNEKGNDDDDDNNNTSSINKNEDMKDIQYEDSKDVNNTDILVNNKENKELVLREKSSLTSKINKELAHRTALFNKLGDNISTLLNKKYDSFDIKDVLEDRYNEMKRDTNPDVYYIYLMDTLDIEKIEDINLEEVKMSLLALLKETMNKIETIEKRIDENKNKYISLYNKVKTTMPELFDLNEDLVLLYNDFPFDNGMISSDIFFKYHPSEEFIDHNEMIKKGSITEDELRLINDLEPLDNYRRKKRITELRKILVEKLRILYLEKNNLFNTQASCIKSYCYKNTLNLRKLEILLKKNYYRLKENKDYDVQSSIIQHLDNVNVNKKNKWLTNKRTLKKLQVLLAEGYKRINEKEKEIDRRMAVYNALYEKAQTYNLQKLFNDSNDFLKKYSIIGNSIDDGDEVFGNQASNFNIFDSTNTDQNNEQEQSKEDNHQKIDNQDDATSEFNNENKDETTDDETHKETEEKSDQQPSEKNVEMKNEHGNDQNENVEQVETESKVSEEANEENKDNITTSTDEVTDELQQNDEDDKQDAETVEKEEEEEEKEKEEEKEEEEKEEDEKEEQKDEQKDEQKDEQKDEQKDEQKDEQKDEQKDEQKDEQKDEQKDEQKDEKKEQGEEEEKENKDESSETTTETVSNLKENKNEVKGEEELQGSEQSIEASESSQKDDAKETDDKEEEVNANDDDSDDDDTTNETRKPDNGSSFFFAMSNALLVILLLLFIEFL, from the exons atgaaaatacCGTTTTTTActttacatattttattattacaatttttattaatatgtttaataCGTTGCTATGTGCACAATGATGTAATAAAATTTGGAGAAGAGAATTCCTTAAA GTGCTCGCAAGGAAACCTTTATGTGTTACACTGTGAAGTTCAATGTTTAAATGGAAATAACGAGATAATACATAAAAGATGTAATGACGACATAGAAAAGAAATGTAATGGTAATAACAAatgcatatatttttttgaatatgAACTTCGAAAAAAGACTCAATCTTTTCGAAATAAGAATAGTATAGAAATAAGTGAATGTGTAGAATCAGAACAGAATGAAGTGAAAACATCTACGACTTGTTTATTAAGCAATAGTTTTATTTTAGATGAAGCATTTATTcaatatttcttttttattaagaataaaaatgaGGAACCTGTTGTTTGTAAAGATGGTAATATCACTATTAAAAGTGCACTTTTACATTCCCCTTTTTgtgaaataaaattaaaagatatatcagaatatattagaaaaaaatgtgataataataaagaatgTTTAATAGATCCATTAGATGTACAGAAAAgtttattaaatgaagaagatccatgttatattaataattcGTATGTGTCAGTTAATGTTGTATGTAATAAAGAAGGAGGAGAGACTGCAGATGCAAGTACAGATTCTGCATTAAATGACgaagatgaaaatattaaaggTATGATGTCTTCATCACAAGAAATCAattctaataataatgatgaaaatttaaatcaagataatacaaatgatgatgatcaaaatgaaaaaggtaatgatgatgatgatgataataataatacatcttctattaataaaaatgaagatatgAAAGATATACAATATGAAGATTCAAAAGATGTTAATAATACAGACATTCttgttaataataaagaaaataaagaacTTGTATTAAGAGAGAAATCAAGTTTAACATCtaaaattaataaagaattaGCACATAGAACTGCTCTTTTCAATAAATTAGgtgataatatatcaacattattgaataaaaaatatgattcTTTTGATATTAAAGATGTATTAGAAGATAGATATAATGAAATGAAACGTGATACAAATCCAgatgtatattatatttatttaatggACACATTAgatattgaaaaaatagaagatataaatttaGAAGAAGTTAAAATGTCTTTATTAgcattattaaaagaaacTATGAATAAAATCGAAACTATAGAAAAAAGAattgatgaaaataaaaataaatatatttcattatataataaagtTAAAACAACAATGCCAGAACTTTTTGATTTAAATGAAGATTTGgtgttattatataatgatttCCCTTTTGATAACGGTATGATTTCTTctgatatattttttaaatatcATCCAAGTGAAGAATTTATAGATCATAATGAAATGATAAAGAAAGGTTCGATAACTGAAGATGAATTAAGACTTATTAATGATTTAGAACCATTAGATAATtatagaagaaaaaaaagaattacagaattaagaaaaatacttgttgaaaaattaagaatcttatatttagaaaaaaataactTATTTAATACACAAGCTAGTTGTATAAAATCttattgttataaaaaCACATTGAATCTAAGAAAActagaaatattattaaagaaaaattattatagattaaaagaaaataaagattATGATGTTCAATCAAGTATTATACAACATCTTGATAATGTTAATgtaaacaaaaaaaataaatggttaacaaataaaagaacacttaaaaaattacaaGTACTTTTAGCTGAAGgatataaaagaataaacgaaaaagaaaaagaaattgATAGAAGAATGGCTGTATATAATGCTCTATATGAAAAAGCACAAACCTATAATTtacaaaaattatttaatgatAGTAATGatttcttaaaaaaatattctatAATTGGTAATTCTATTGATGATGGAGATGAAGTATTTGGAAATCAAGCATCCAactttaatatttttgatagTACTAACACTGATCAAAATAATGAACAAGAACAATCGAAAGAAGATAATCATCAAAAAATAGATAATCAAGATGATGCTACATCAGaatttaataatgaaaataaagatgaaACAACCGATGACGAAACTCACAAAGAGACAGAAGAAAAATCAGATCAACAACCTTCTGAAAAAAATGTTGAAATGAAAAACGAACATGGAAATGatcaaaatgaaaatgtaGAACAAGTTGAAACAGAAAGTAAAGTTTCTGAAGAAGctaatgaagaaaataaagacAATATAACAACATCAACAGATGAAGTAACTGATGAGTTACAACaaaatgatgaagatgaCAAACAAGATGCTGAAACTGTAGAAAAggaagaagaagaagaagaaaaggaaaaagaagaagaaaaagaagaagaagaaaaagaagaagacGAAAAAGAAGAACAAAAAGACGAACAAAAAGACGAACAAAAAGACGAACAAAAAGACGAACAAAAAGACGAACAAAAAGACGAACAAAAAGACGAACAAAAAGACGAACAAAAAGACGAACAAAAAGACGAACAAAAAGACGAACAAAAAGACGAAAAGAAAGAACAAGGtgaagaagaagaaaaagaaaataaagatgaGTCAAGTGAAACAACTACTGAAACCGTATCTAACcttaaagaaaataaaaatgaagtAAAAGGAGAAGAAGAATTACAAGGATCAGAACAATCAATAGAAGCATCTGAATCATCTCAAAAAGATGATGCCAAAGAAACAGATgataaagaagaagaagTAAATGCAAATGATGATGATTctgatgatgatgatacTACAAATGAAACAAGAAAACCTGATAATGGAAGTTCATTTTTCTTTGCTATGAGTAATGCACTCTTAGTaattttacttttattatttatagaaTTCCTATAA